GCGCGAATTTCTCGATCTGGTGCGCCAGCGGTTCGGACCTGCCGAGGTGGAGCGCGAGACAGGGCTGCCTCCTCAGGCGCTCCGGCTGGTAGCCATGCAGATTGCCCAAGGGGCGCTGGCCGTGCCGGGTTCTCCTGCTGGTCAGGGCGCAGGACTGGCCCCCATGGTGGCGGGGCTTGCGCTTTCGGTGCTGGCCGGACGCGTGAACCGTCCCGGCGGCGTATATGTGACAGCGGGGGCAGGGGAGTGCGCAGCCGCGCGGGCCAGCGCCGTGGGGCTTCCGGAGCGCTTCAAGGAGATCGCCCTGGGGCTGGCCCAGGCACCTGAGGTGCTGCTGCTCATGGAAACGGACCCCGCCGCGGGGCTGCCCTGCACGGATCTGGCTGTCCGGGCCATGAAAAAAGCCGGATTCCGGGCAGCATTCACCTCTGTTCTCAATGCCTCGGCCCAAATGTGCGATCTGGTGCTGCCCGCGCCCATGCCCCTGGAGCGCTGGGACGACGCCGAGACGCCGTACGGGCTGGCCTTCTCCACCTACGGACTGGCCCGGCCCCTGGTCAGGGCCGGGGCCGATGCGCGCCATCCCGGGGATGTGCTTCTGGACCTGTCTGTGCGCCTGAGACGTCCGCTGAAATATTCCTCCTTCCGCCAGATGCTCCGTGAACGGGTCGCCTTGCTGGAAGGCTTGGGAGGCTACGTGTCCGGGCGCGTCGCGCCCTGGCAGGTGCTGGCCGGAACGCCCCAGCCAGCGCCTGAGGCCGACCTGTGGAAGGTCCTCTCGGAGGGAGCGCTGTGGAGCAGGCCCGAGCCCGTCCCGACCCCGGTGCTGTCCTGCGGGGCGGCCTTTCTGGCCAAGGCCACGGCTCCGGCTGCCATCGATCTTTCCCTGCCGTGCACGCTGGCTTTGCAGTCCAGCCAGCGCACCGGCGCGCCCGGCATGGGCGTCCCGCTCCAGAGCCTCACAGCTATCCGGAAAGACGAGGCGCGCGAAGCGATGTCCGTGGCCCGTATGAACGCGTCAACGGCCCGGCAGGTTCGCGTCAGGCAGGGCGACAGGGTGCGTCTGGCCGGTCCCTCCGGACGGATGGAGGCCCTGGTGGATCTGGACGAGTCCGTCATGGACGGACACGTGGCCCTGCTTCTGGGCCTTGGCCAGCACGAGGGCGAGCCGGGCGGCAATGCCCAGCGTGTGACGGCCACCACCCCGGAACCCCTGAGCGGACGCGCGACCTGGGCCGCCTGCCGGGTCAGCCTGGAGCGCATATGAGCGGCGTGGTCTGGGGCATGGTCATCGATCTGGACCGCTGCACCGGGTGCGGCGTCTGCCAGAGCGCCTGCCGCCTGGAGAACAACATCCCGCCGCAGCAGGGCGGGCGCGACTCAGACTGGATCACGGTGTCGCGCGAAGTGAACGGCCAGGCCTTTCCCGAGTCGGACATGGTGTTTCTGCCCAAACCCTGCATGCACTGCGAGCGTCCGCCCTGTGTGGTGGCCTGTCCGGTGGGAGCCACGGTCAAAAGCGGGCAGGGCGGTATCGTGAGCCAGAACGCGGCCCGCTGCATCGGGTGCAGGGCCTGCATGAAGGCCTGTCCGTACGGAGTCCGCCGCTTCACCTGGACGGACCCGTCCTGGCCAAGAGGCATGGACGCCACGCTTACGCCGTTTGCCTCGGTGCGGCCAAAGGGCGTGGTGGAGAAGTGCACCTTCTGCGCGCACCGGCTTGTGCTGGGCAACTGCGGCGTCTCCGGCGCGCAGGGGGAGGATGGACCGGGTGGATTCGTCACCGCCTGCGTCCAGGCCTGCCCAACCGGAGCCATCGAATTCGGCGAAATCGCCGCGTTGCTGCGGGGGCGCGAGGCGTTCGTCCTCCTGGCGCAGCAGGGGACCGGGCCGCAGGTGCATTACGTCACCAGTCGCGCCTGGGTGCGAGGCGGAAAATGACGACCCGCATGTTGCCCTGGCTTGCCGCCGTGCTGCTGGCGGCGCTTGGCTGGTACGCCCTGGTTCCCGTGTGGACGCAGGGCCTTGGGATGGCCGCAATCGGCCCGGACGGACAACCGGCCCTGTGGATGGCGGCGGTCAGGGCAGGGTGGCTTGCGGTCCTGGCGGCCATGGGCTGCTGCATCGCGTACTGGCCGAAAGCGGGCCAAGGGCGGCGGGCAGGGTTTGTCCGGGCCAGGTTCATCGGGACCTGCGCCCTGGTCACGGTCATGGTGCTCTCTCTGGCCATGGCGGGACAGCCGCTGCGGCTTTGGTTCCTTGTTGCGAACGCCGTCTGGTGCGCTCCATTCGGTGCCGGGGGCGCGGCCCTGCTGGGTTCTGGAGTGTTCTTCCTGGCAGCGGGGCGGATGTCCCGAATGCTCGGGGCGCTGCTGGGAATGGTCACGGCGGGAGCGTGGGGGATGTCCTCGCCAGGAATACTTGCGCCTTTTTACGCCGGAATCGCATTTCCTGCTTGCATTGACTGGGCGGTTCTGGCATTTGCCCTCTCCTGCGGCGCGTTCGCCGCCTGGATGATCCCGGACGACACGTCCGAAGCAGTCCAGGCACAGGACCGGCAGAAAGATTTTTGACAGATTGATTGCGGGCGCTTGACAAGCTAACGAACTTGAGGCATTTAACCCGTCGCTCTTTGAGATTGGAAGGCAAATCCCGCTGGGGTTGTGAAAATAACCCTTGCGTTAGACTGGAGATTGGGCTAGCTCTCGCCGTCTTGGCGCTGGCGTAGCTCAACTGGTAGAGCAGCTGATTTGTAATCAGCAGGTTGCGGGTTCAAGTCCCTTCGCCAGCTCCAGGAAAAAAGATGGTGGGGTTCCCGAGTGGCCAAAGGGAACAGACTGTAAATCTGTCGGCGTCAGCCTTCGGTGGTTCAAATCCACCCCCCACCACCACGAGTTGATTGTAAGAAGCGCAGGAGACGGTTATATCGTCGTTCGGACTGCGGATATGACGCGGGAATAGCTCAATTGGCTAGAGCATCAGCCTTCCAAGCTGAGGGTTGCGGGTTCGAGTCCCGTTTCCCGCTCCACGTCACGT
This genomic window from Fundidesulfovibrio putealis DSM 16056 contains:
- a CDS encoding molybdopterin-dependent oxidoreductase, producing MGFGRREFLGISAGLAAGLALSPAPWRLARDLTRQSQDPPWLASLPKGQLLEATTTSLACPGAPGITVLAAQGRPLIVRGNPEHPLSRGALSPAAQAEAYSLYHPRRVAGPLKRNATGALEPVSWAVALELLTERLKAAGGGVLAVGPAREGTLQNLLAEFMAGFGDGGGPGGYGRMPCEADTARAALALMGGTGQPGYDLDNASGLVLLGADAFDSMPASVHFRKTWGQKAQAFSCFFGPVRGASAALCQEWLPLASGRETHLALGLAWHLADLGRVAGDAAGIPDLREFLDLVRQRFGPAEVERETGLPPQALRLVAMQIAQGALAVPGSPAGQGAGLAPMVAGLALSVLAGRVNRPGGVYVTAGAGECAAARASAVGLPERFKEIALGLAQAPEVLLLMETDPAAGLPCTDLAVRAMKKAGFRAAFTSVLNASAQMCDLVLPAPMPLERWDDAETPYGLAFSTYGLARPLVRAGADARHPGDVLLDLSVRLRRPLKYSSFRQMLRERVALLEGLGGYVSGRVAPWQVLAGTPQPAPEADLWKVLSEGALWSRPEPVPTPVLSCGAAFLAKATAPAAIDLSLPCTLALQSSQRTGAPGMGVPLQSLTAIRKDEAREAMSVARMNASTARQVRVRQGDRVRLAGPSGRMEALVDLDESVMDGHVALLLGLGQHEGEPGGNAQRVTATTPEPLSGRATWAACRVSLERI
- a CDS encoding 4Fe-4S dicluster domain-containing protein; amino-acid sequence: MSGVVWGMVIDLDRCTGCGVCQSACRLENNIPPQQGGRDSDWITVSREVNGQAFPESDMVFLPKPCMHCERPPCVVACPVGATVKSGQGGIVSQNAARCIGCRACMKACPYGVRRFTWTDPSWPRGMDATLTPFASVRPKGVVEKCTFCAHRLVLGNCGVSGAQGEDGPGGFVTACVQACPTGAIEFGEIAALLRGREAFVLLAQQGTGPQVHYVTSRAWVRGGK